A genomic window from Flintibacter sp. KGMB00164 includes:
- a CDS encoding threonine/serine exporter family protein has product MEYDDLLNMGTELGYQLMFSGAEIYRVEESVYRLLTAYGLQPQVFAIPNCLIVSLNTPQGHPITRMRRIPSHGTDIELLERCNDLCRRLCREVPPVKQAKELVDGLSQNKRQYSTPVLLLGYVVAAGFFAAFFNGGVLDAVSAGICGLGVGFWMLYLGGKMGFNGFFQTLIGAAIASLLALLLTRIGVGENVDAITIGTLMVLVPGMALTNAMREIMAGDIISGVNRTAEAILTAAAISLGVVISLAIGM; this is encoded by the coding sequence ATGGAGTATGACGACCTGCTGAATATGGGAACGGAATTGGGCTATCAGCTGATGTTCAGCGGTGCGGAAATCTACCGTGTGGAAGAGTCGGTATACCGTCTGCTTACTGCCTATGGGCTGCAGCCCCAGGTGTTTGCCATTCCAAATTGCCTGATCGTAAGTTTAAATACCCCTCAAGGCCATCCCATCACCCGGATGCGCCGGATTCCCTCCCATGGAACCGACATTGAGCTGTTGGAGCGGTGCAATGATCTGTGCCGCCGTCTGTGCCGGGAAGTTCCCCCGGTAAAGCAGGCCAAGGAGCTGGTGGACGGTCTGAGCCAAAATAAGAGGCAATATTCCACCCCAGTACTTCTGCTTGGCTATGTGGTGGCCGCCGGATTTTTTGCTGCCTTCTTCAACGGCGGCGTTTTGGATGCGGTCAGCGCAGGAATTTGCGGCCTTGGTGTTGGATTCTGGATGCTGTATCTGGGAGGAAAGATGGGCTTTAACGGCTTTTTCCAGACCCTCATCGGCGCAGCCATTGCGTCACTGTTGGCGCTGCTGCTTACCAGGATCGGCGTGGGAGAGAATGTGGACGCCATTACCATTGGAACATTGATGGTACTGGTGCCCGGTATGGCGCTGACCAATGCCATGCGGGAGATCATGGCCGGAGATATTATTTCCGGCGTGAACCGTACGGCAGAGGCCATCCTGACTGCTGCGGCCATCTCTCTGGGCGTGGTGATCTCTCTGGCGATTGGAATGTGA
- a CDS encoding threonine/serine exporter family protein: MEVIQELLLPCLWGMIACVGFGLVFNIQGGGILICGLGGALGWFVYLIAQRLLGGDILPAFLAAVCIAIYSELMARVRRCPVTGYLQVALLPLVPGAGIYNAMRYCVAGETDQFISTMLHTFGMAASLAVGAMLASTVLRTLLPRLSREKKKH, translated from the coding sequence ATGGAAGTGATACAAGAACTGCTTTTACCCTGCCTGTGGGGTATGATAGCCTGTGTAGGCTTTGGATTGGTGTTCAATATCCAGGGCGGGGGCATTTTAATCTGTGGTTTGGGCGGAGCGCTGGGCTGGTTTGTCTATCTGATTGCTCAGCGCCTGCTGGGAGGCGATATTTTACCGGCCTTTCTGGCTGCGGTGTGCATTGCCATCTACTCGGAACTGATGGCCCGGGTGCGCCGTTGTCCGGTAACCGGGTATCTCCAGGTGGCGCTTTTGCCACTGGTACCCGGAGCGGGCATCTATAACGCCATGCGCTACTGTGTGGCTGGAGAGACCGATCAATTTATTTCCACGATGCTGCATACCTTTGGGATGGCAGCATCTCTGGCTGTGGGAGCTATGCTTGCTTCCACGGTACTGCGAACTTTACTGCCGCGATTGAGCAGAGAAAAGAAGAAACATTAA
- the secA gene encoding preprotein translocase subunit SecA, with product MSFLKKIFGTSSQREVKAIMPLVEKIEALEDEYKALSDQQLQAKTPEFQQRLKDGETLDDILPEAFAACREAAWRVLGMRPYRVQLIGGIILHQGRIAEMKTGEGKTLVATLPAYLNALAGKGVHIVTVNDYLAKRDSEWMGKVYRFMGLTVGLVIHGVMGQDKKAAYDADITYGTNNEFGFDYLRDNMAIYSQELVQRGHYFAIVDEVDSILIDEARTPLIISGQGEKSTQLYTVVDQFVSKLTCQRIAKVDDKEEEDVNIDADYIVDEKARTATLTARGIKKAEEAFNIENLADPENTTLSHHINQAIKARGVMKRDIDYVVKDGQVIIVDEFTGRLMFGRRYNEGLHQAIEAKEHVEVANESKTLATITFQNYFRLYDKLSGMTGTAMTEEEEFGTIYELDIVEIPTNKPVQRVDHHDVVYKTEAGKLRAVVSQIEECHEKGQPVLVGTVSIEKSEELSDMLKRRGIKHNVLNAKNHEKEAEIVAQAGKLGAVTVATNMAGRGTDIMLGGNAEYLAKADLRKAGMSDELIAEATGYAETDNQEILDARKMFADAEAKYKDEIKEEAEKVREVGGLFILGTERHESRRIDNQLRGRAGRQGDPGESRFYLSLEDDIMRLFGSERVMGMMEKLGVDEDTPIEQKMLSNAIENAQKQVESRNFQTRKNVLQYDDVMNTQREVIYKQRRQVLDGEDLQGSIQNMIHTMVENAIQGHMGEQKHMDAESFREATALFHTMFLQPGELALTDEELQKYNEQQLVELVENRAKEVYAAKEQEIGSPLMRELERVLMLRVVDEYWMDQIDSMNDLKQGIGLRAYAQTDPVVAYKKEGYEMFEQMVAAIQEETLRRLFLVRLRKNEEVKRERVAKITGESGASDGTVRKQPQRKAIKIGRNDPCPCGSGLKWKKCTCTQFHPEQK from the coding sequence ATGAGTTTCCTGAAGAAAATTTTCGGCACCAGTTCTCAGCGGGAGGTCAAGGCGATTATGCCGCTGGTGGAGAAGATCGAGGCCCTGGAGGATGAGTACAAAGCGCTCAGCGACCAGCAGCTCCAGGCCAAGACCCCGGAGTTCCAGCAGCGTCTGAAGGACGGCGAGACCCTGGACGATATCCTGCCTGAGGCCTTTGCTGCCTGCCGTGAGGCCGCCTGGCGTGTGCTGGGCATGCGTCCCTACCGGGTACAGCTCATCGGTGGTATCATCCTGCACCAGGGCCGTATCGCTGAGATGAAGACCGGTGAAGGTAAGACCCTGGTGGCTACCCTGCCTGCCTACCTCAACGCACTGGCCGGCAAGGGCGTGCACATTGTCACCGTCAACGATTACCTGGCCAAGCGCGACAGCGAGTGGATGGGTAAGGTCTACCGCTTCATGGGTCTGACCGTGGGTCTGGTCATCCACGGAGTCATGGGCCAGGATAAGAAGGCGGCCTACGACGCCGACATCACCTACGGTACCAACAACGAGTTCGGCTTTGACTATCTGCGTGATAACATGGCCATCTACTCCCAGGAGCTGGTACAGCGTGGCCACTACTTTGCCATCGTGGACGAGGTGGACTCCATCCTCATCGACGAGGCCCGTACTCCTCTGATCATTTCCGGCCAGGGCGAAAAGTCCACCCAGCTCTACACCGTGGTGGACCAGTTTGTCTCCAAGCTCACCTGCCAGCGCATTGCCAAGGTGGATGACAAGGAGGAAGAGGACGTCAATATCGATGCGGACTATATCGTGGACGAGAAGGCCCGCACCGCTACCCTTACCGCCCGGGGCATCAAGAAGGCCGAGGAAGCCTTCAACATTGAGAACCTGGCCGACCCCGAGAATACCACCCTGTCCCACCACATCAACCAGGCCATCAAGGCCCGGGGCGTGATGAAGCGGGACATCGACTACGTGGTGAAGGACGGACAGGTCATCATCGTGGACGAGTTCACCGGCCGTCTGATGTTCGGCCGTCGGTATAACGAGGGCCTGCACCAGGCCATCGAGGCCAAGGAGCACGTGGAAGTGGCCAACGAGTCCAAGACCCTGGCCACCATCACCTTCCAGAACTACTTCCGTCTCTACGACAAGCTCTCCGGTATGACCGGTACCGCTATGACCGAGGAGGAAGAGTTCGGCACCATCTATGAGCTGGACATCGTGGAGATCCCCACCAACAAGCCCGTGCAGCGTGTGGACCACCACGACGTGGTGTACAAGACCGAGGCCGGTAAGCTGCGTGCGGTGGTCAGCCAGATCGAGGAGTGCCATGAGAAGGGCCAGCCTGTTCTGGTAGGTACCGTGTCCATTGAGAAGTCGGAGGAGCTGTCCGACATGCTCAAGCGCCGCGGCATCAAGCACAACGTCCTGAACGCCAAGAACCACGAGAAGGAAGCTGAGATCGTGGCCCAGGCCGGTAAGCTGGGCGCGGTCACCGTGGCCACCAACATGGCCGGCCGTGGTACCGATATCATGCTGGGCGGTAACGCCGAGTATCTGGCCAAGGCCGACCTGCGTAAGGCGGGTATGTCCGACGAGCTCATCGCCGAGGCCACCGGCTACGCCGAGACCGACAACCAGGAGATCCTGGATGCCCGGAAGATGTTTGCCGACGCCGAGGCCAAGTATAAGGACGAGATCAAGGAAGAGGCGGAGAAGGTACGTGAGGTGGGCGGCCTGTTTATCCTGGGCACCGAGCGCCACGAGTCCCGCCGTATCGATAACCAGCTGCGCGGCCGTGCCGGCCGTCAGGGCGACCCCGGCGAGAGCCGCTTCTACCTGTCCCTGGAGGACGACATCATGCGTCTGTTCGGCTCTGAGCGGGTCATGGGCATGATGGAGAAGCTGGGCGTAGACGAGGATACCCCCATTGAGCAGAAGATGCTCAGCAACGCCATTGAGAACGCCCAGAAGCAGGTGGAGTCCCGTAACTTCCAGACCCGTAAGAACGTGCTGCAGTACGACGACGTCATGAACACCCAGCGTGAGGTCATCTACAAGCAGCGCCGCCAGGTGCTGGATGGTGAGGACCTGCAGGGTTCCATCCAGAATATGATCCACACCATGGTGGAGAACGCCATCCAGGGCCATATGGGCGAGCAGAAGCACATGGATGCTGAGTCCTTCCGGGAGGCTACCGCTCTGTTCCACACCATGTTCCTCCAGCCCGGTGAGCTTGCTCTTACCGATGAGGAGCTGCAGAAGTACAACGAGCAGCAGCTGGTGGAGCTGGTGGAGAACCGTGCCAAGGAGGTCTATGCCGCCAAGGAGCAGGAGATCGGCTCTCCCCTCATGCGGGAGCTGGAGCGGGTGCTCATGCTGCGGGTGGTTGATGAGTACTGGATGGATCAGATCGATTCCATGAACGACCTCAAGCAGGGCATCGGACTGCGGGCCTACGCCCAGACCGATCCCGTGGTGGCCTACAAGAAGGAAGGCTACGAGATGTTCGAGCAGATGGTGGCCGCCATTCAGGAGGAGACCCTGCGCCGTCTGTTCCTGGTGCGTCTGCGCAAGAACGAGGAGGTCAAGCGTGAGCGCGTGGCCAAGATCACCGGCGAGTCCGGCGCCAGCGACGGCACCGTCCGCAAGCAGCCTCAGCGCAAGGCCATCAAGATCGGCCGCAACGATCCCTGTCCCTGCGGTTCCGGCCTGAAGTGGAAGAAGTGCACCTGCACCCAGTTCCACCCGGAGCAGAAGTAA
- a CDS encoding GDSL-type esterase/lipase family protein: protein MHFFYDNRRLLAGVLLSAALLSGCAPKNNSQGSDQSSADVSTSENNPGGDVSQPDGSSVTANGSASLPEDGSQQAAYDFSKPCPESPAVDNSYFADAAFIGDSRTEGLMLYSGIGEVDKYTSIGISIFKLESKKAITIDGVDYTLVEALAQKQYNKVYICLGVNELGYFNDQGFYDSYCQVIDDIKASQPNAVIYIQNLIPLNEDTIAARGGSEYLTNEHLRVYNELTQKVAQEKQVVYLDLYSAFVGEDGQLPADASTDGVHLSGAYYKAWLEYLKTHTVSYETLYPEGGAAE, encoded by the coding sequence ATGCATTTTTTCTATGATAACCGCCGGCTGCTGGCCGGTGTTCTCCTGAGCGCTGCACTGCTTTCCGGATGCGCTCCCAAAAATAATTCCCAGGGCTCTGACCAGTCGTCGGCAGACGTGTCCACCTCAGAAAATAACCCTGGCGGCGATGTGAGCCAGCCTGACGGCTCCAGCGTGACCGCCAATGGTTCTGCCTCTCTGCCGGAGGACGGCAGCCAGCAGGCCGCATACGACTTTTCCAAACCCTGTCCGGAGAGCCCGGCGGTGGACAACAGCTACTTTGCCGACGCTGCCTTTATTGGCGACTCCCGTACCGAGGGCCTGATGCTGTACAGCGGCATTGGAGAGGTGGATAAGTACACCTCCATCGGCATCTCCATCTTCAAGCTGGAGAGCAAGAAGGCCATCACCATTGACGGAGTGGATTACACTCTGGTGGAGGCGCTGGCCCAGAAGCAGTACAACAAGGTCTATATCTGCCTGGGAGTCAATGAACTGGGCTATTTCAACGACCAGGGCTTCTATGACTCCTATTGCCAGGTGATTGATGATATCAAGGCCAGTCAGCCCAATGCGGTCATCTACATCCAGAACCTCATCCCCCTCAACGAGGACACCATTGCTGCCCGGGGCGGATCGGAATATTTGACCAATGAGCACCTGCGGGTTTATAATGAACTGACCCAGAAGGTGGCCCAGGAGAAGCAGGTCGTCTATCTGGATCTGTACTCGGCCTTTGTGGGCGAGGATGGACAGCTGCCTGCAGATGCCAGCACCGACGGCGTCCATCTCAGCGGCGCGTACTATAAGGCCTGGCTGGAGTACTTAAAGACACATACGGTCTCTTATGAGACTCTGTACCCAGAAGGAGGAGCAGCGGAATGA
- a CDS encoding sodium:alanine symporter family protein: MSEALQSLEAALYPIVVNINTYLSSYILVFLLIGVGLFYSIRTRFVQVRCFGEGMKKVFGNVSLRGGRQEQGMSSFQALATAIAAQVGTGNIVGGSGAILAGGPGAIFWMWIIAFFGMATIYAEATLAIKTRITDENGDFHGGPVYYITTAFKGAFGKFLAAFFAVAIILALGFMGCMVQSNSIGSTFQTAFGVPSWIVGVVLVIICGFIFVGGVQRLAAVTEKIVPIMAAIFLLGALAVLVIRIQYIPATFAMIFQYAFEPQAIIGGGFGYALKEAISQGAKRGLFSNEAGMGSTPHAHAQANVKDPHDQGVVAMVSVFIDTFIVLTLNALVVISTLYTPGGILAQGYTEEVSQVINKTNLAQTAFGTVFGTQAGAMFVAVCLFFFAFSTVLSWNMFGKINIIYLFGKKAAPVYSVIALVFIFLGTLMSNDLVWELTDMFNNLMVIPNAIALFALSGVVVKICHMSKKASK, translated from the coding sequence ATGTCTGAAGCACTGCAATCCTTGGAGGCCGCACTTTATCCTATCGTGGTCAATATCAACACCTACCTGTCCAGCTATATTCTGGTCTTCCTGCTCATCGGCGTGGGTCTTTTCTATTCCATCCGCACCCGCTTTGTTCAGGTACGCTGCTTCGGCGAGGGCATGAAGAAGGTATTCGGAAATGTGTCTTTGCGCGGCGGACGGCAGGAGCAGGGTATGAGTTCCTTCCAGGCTCTGGCCACTGCTATCGCCGCCCAGGTGGGCACCGGCAACATCGTAGGCGGCTCCGGCGCCATTTTGGCCGGCGGTCCCGGCGCCATCTTCTGGATGTGGATCATCGCCTTCTTCGGCATGGCCACCATCTACGCCGAGGCTACTCTGGCCATCAAGACCCGCATCACCGATGAGAACGGCGACTTCCACGGCGGCCCCGTTTACTATATCACCACTGCCTTTAAGGGTGCTTTTGGTAAGTTCCTGGCCGCTTTCTTTGCAGTAGCTATCATTCTGGCTCTGGGCTTTATGGGCTGTATGGTCCAGTCCAACTCCATCGGCTCCACCTTCCAGACCGCCTTCGGCGTTCCCTCCTGGATCGTGGGCGTGGTGCTGGTTATCATCTGCGGCTTCATCTTTGTGGGCGGCGTGCAGCGTCTGGCCGCTGTCACCGAGAAGATCGTCCCTATCATGGCCGCTATCTTCCTGCTGGGCGCGCTGGCCGTACTGGTCATCCGCATTCAGTATATCCCCGCCACCTTCGCTATGATCTTCCAGTATGCCTTTGAGCCCCAGGCTATCATCGGCGGCGGCTTCGGTTACGCGCTGAAGGAAGCCATCAGCCAGGGCGCCAAGCGCGGCCTCTTTTCCAACGAGGCCGGCATGGGTTCCACCCCTCACGCTCACGCTCAGGCCAACGTGAAGGATCCCCACGACCAGGGCGTGGTAGCCATGGTCAGCGTGTTCATCGACACCTTTATCGTGCTGACCCTCAATGCTCTGGTGGTCATCTCCACTCTGTACACCCCCGGCGGCATTCTGGCCCAGGGCTACACCGAGGAGGTTTCCCAGGTCATCAACAAGACCAACCTGGCCCAGACCGCCTTTGGTACCGTGTTCGGTACCCAGGCCGGCGCCATGTTCGTGGCCGTTTGTCTGTTCTTCTTCGCCTTCTCCACGGTGCTGAGCTGGAACATGTTCGGCAAGATCAACATCATCTACCTCTTCGGCAAGAAGGCCGCTCCCGTCTATTCCGTCATCGCTCTGGTGTTTATCTTCCTGGGCACCCTCATGTCCAATGACCTGGTGTGGGAACTCACCGACATGTTCAACAACCTCATGGTCATCCCCAACGCCATCGCCCTGTTTGCCTTGTCCGGCGTGGTGGTAAAGATTTGTCACATGAGCAAAAAGGCTTCCAAATAA
- the pflA gene encoding pyruvate formate-lyase-activating protein has protein sequence MTGFIHSLESMGLVDGPGVRAVVFLQGCPLRCLYCHNPDTQTFSGGQETTPEALVKRLLRFRPYFESSGGGVTFSGGEPLGQPDFLLACLKLLKAEGVHTCIDTSGVGQGDYEDILKHTDLVLYDVKHHQREGYRKITGRELDPTLAFVEAVRKANVPMWVRHVVVPGLTDSREHLTSLGKYIATLPRVEKVELLPYHTLGVHKYQTLGIPYPLEGVPPMDKTVLEPWNRQLNEACCRNTDN, from the coding sequence ATGACCGGATTCATTCATTCGCTGGAGAGTATGGGACTGGTGGACGGCCCCGGTGTACGGGCAGTAGTCTTTCTTCAGGGCTGCCCTCTCCGCTGCCTCTACTGCCACAATCCGGACACTCAAACCTTCTCCGGCGGACAGGAGACTACGCCCGAGGCCCTGGTCAAACGGCTGCTCCGCTTCCGGCCTTATTTTGAATCTTCCGGCGGAGGCGTTACCTTCTCCGGCGGCGAGCCTCTCGGACAGCCTGACTTTCTGCTGGCGTGTCTGAAGCTGCTCAAAGCAGAGGGGGTCCACACCTGCATCGACACCTCCGGCGTAGGCCAAGGTGACTACGAGGACATTCTCAAACACACCGACCTGGTGCTCTACGACGTAAAGCACCATCAAAGAGAGGGTTACCGGAAGATCACCGGCCGGGAGTTGGACCCCACCCTGGCCTTTGTGGAGGCGGTCCGGAAGGCAAACGTCCCCATGTGGGTGCGCCACGTGGTGGTCCCCGGCCTCACCGACAGCCGGGAGCATCTCACCTCCCTGGGCAAGTACATCGCCACCCTGCCCCGGGTGGAAAAGGTGGAACTTCTCCCCTACCACACCCTGGGCGTTCACAAGTATCAAACGCTTGGCATCCCCTATCCGTTGGAAGGGGTACCACCGATGGACAAGACAGTACTGGAACCTTGGAACCGGCAGCTCAATGAAGCCTGCTGCCGGAACACAGACAACTAA
- a CDS encoding DUF4358 domain-containing protein, which produces MKKILGVVIALVCLMSLISCGGKQTTAAYTKEQAQKLLDGSVFSEQLEDLDMDTAWSLYQLEGAGVSRDQLTDGVVHRSSGGTCEELALLIFQDEESAKNAKTAMESYLQSEIEENKNYRPAEIPKLEDAFLQQAGNTVLMVVSTDTQAVKDLLG; this is translated from the coding sequence ATGAAAAAGATCTTGGGCGTGGTAATTGCCTTGGTATGTCTTATGTCTTTGATATCCTGCGGCGGGAAGCAGACCACAGCCGCTTACACCAAGGAGCAGGCCCAGAAGCTTTTGGATGGATCTGTATTCAGTGAGCAGTTGGAGGACCTGGACATGGACACGGCCTGGTCCCTGTACCAGCTGGAGGGAGCCGGGGTGAGCCGGGATCAGCTCACCGACGGAGTGGTACACCGCTCCTCCGGCGGTACCTGTGAGGAGCTGGCCCTGCTGATTTTCCAGGACGAGGAGTCCGCTAAGAACGCCAAGACTGCGATGGAGAGCTATCTCCAGAGTGAGATCGAGGAGAACAAGAACTACCGTCCCGCAGAGATTCCCAAGCTGGAGGATGCCTTCCTGCAGCAGGCGGGCAACACGGTGCTGATGGTGGTATCCACCGATACCCAAGCTGTCAAAGACCTTTTGGGTTGA
- the pflB gene encoding formate C-acetyltransferase: MSIDVNCTAWKGFRTGEWRHLVNVRNFIQKNYTPYQGGDDFLAPISPKTTKVWEKAEALILEEIKKGIIDVETHAVSGIDNFAPGYIDKDSEVIVGLQTDAPLKRIVNPFGGIRNAVSALEQYGYQLDPEIERHFRLYRKTHNEGVFDAYPKRTRDARHAGLLTGLPDAYGRGRIVGDYRRVPLYGTDFLIEEKQKDLDMLDGPMTDERIRLREEVQMQIRALKEMASMAAKYGCDITRPAENAHEAVQNLYMAYLAGIKENNGAATSLGRVSTFLDIYIQRDLDNGLLDEQSAQELIDQFVIKLRLVRHLRTPEYNELFGGDPTWVTESIGGMGIDGRTLVTKNSFRMLHTLTNLGTAPEPNLTVLWSKDLPQGFKDYCSKMSIATDSIQYESDELMRPMYGDDYCIACCVSAMAVGKQMQFFGARANLAKSLLYAINGGVDEKKGGVIVPGIEHDMDEVLDYPKVLVNYKKVLAYVAELYVDTINIIHYMHDKYAYESSQMALHDTLVERLAAFGVAGLSIAADSLSAIKFAKVRPIRNKQGVAVDFAIEGDFPKYGNDDDRVDDIAVEIVSYFSAELKKHPLYRNAIHTLSALTITSNVMYGKKTGATPDGRKAGEPFAPGANPMHGRDVNGALASLNSVAKIPYRAVCQDGVSNTFSIVPEALGKDEDQRRSNLVAILDGYFVQGAHHLNVNVLHRETLLDAMDHPEKYPSLTIRVSGYAVNFNRLSREQQLEVIQRTFHSAM, translated from the coding sequence ATGAGCATCGACGTCAACTGCACCGCTTGGAAAGGGTTTCGCACCGGCGAGTGGCGCCACCTGGTGAATGTGCGCAACTTCATTCAGAAAAACTACACCCCCTATCAGGGAGGGGATGACTTCCTGGCCCCCATCTCCCCCAAGACCACCAAGGTCTGGGAGAAGGCAGAGGCCCTCATTCTGGAGGAGATCAAGAAGGGCATCATCGATGTAGAGACCCACGCTGTCTCCGGCATCGACAACTTTGCCCCCGGCTACATTGACAAGGACTCCGAGGTCATTGTGGGCCTCCAGACCGATGCCCCTCTCAAGCGCATCGTCAACCCCTTCGGCGGCATTCGCAACGCCGTCTCCGCCCTGGAGCAGTATGGCTATCAGCTGGACCCGGAGATCGAGCGCCACTTCCGCCTCTACCGCAAGACCCACAACGAGGGCGTCTTTGACGCCTATCCCAAGCGTACCCGGGACGCCCGCCACGCCGGTCTGCTCACCGGCCTGCCCGACGCCTATGGCCGCGGCCGCATTGTGGGCGACTACCGCCGCGTCCCCCTGTACGGTACCGACTTCCTTATTGAAGAGAAGCAGAAGGATCTGGACATGCTGGACGGCCCCATGACCGACGAGCGCATCCGCCTGCGGGAAGAGGTCCAGATGCAGATCCGTGCCCTGAAGGAGATGGCCTCCATGGCCGCCAAGTACGGCTGCGACATCACCCGCCCCGCTGAAAACGCCCATGAGGCGGTGCAGAATCTGTACATGGCCTACCTGGCCGGTATCAAGGAAAATAACGGCGCTGCCACCTCCCTGGGCCGTGTGTCCACCTTCCTGGATATCTACATCCAGCGTGACCTGGACAACGGTCTGCTGGACGAGCAGAGCGCCCAGGAACTCATCGACCAGTTTGTCATCAAGCTGCGCCTGGTGCGCCACCTGCGCACCCCCGAGTACAATGAGCTCTTCGGCGGCGACCCCACCTGGGTCACCGAGTCCATCGGCGGCATGGGCATTGACGGCCGCACCCTGGTCACCAAGAACTCCTTCCGGATGCTCCACACCCTCACCAATCTGGGCACTGCCCCCGAGCCCAACCTCACCGTTCTGTGGAGCAAGGACCTGCCTCAGGGCTTTAAGGACTACTGCTCCAAGATGAGTATTGCCACCGACTCCATCCAGTATGAGAGCGACGAGCTGATGCGTCCCATGTACGGCGATGACTACTGCATCGCCTGCTGCGTGTCCGCCATGGCGGTGGGCAAGCAGATGCAGTTCTTCGGCGCCCGGGCCAACCTGGCCAAGAGCCTGCTGTACGCCATCAACGGCGGCGTGGATGAGAAGAAGGGCGGCGTCATCGTCCCCGGCATCGAGCACGACATGGACGAAGTGCTGGACTACCCCAAGGTGCTGGTCAATTATAAAAAGGTACTGGCCTATGTGGCTGAGCTCTACGTGGACACCATCAACATCATCCACTATATGCACGACAAGTACGCCTATGAGAGCAGCCAGATGGCTCTCCATGACACTCTGGTAGAGCGTCTGGCCGCCTTCGGCGTGGCCGGCCTGTCCATCGCCGCCGACTCCCTGTCTGCCATCAAGTTTGCCAAGGTGCGCCCCATCCGCAACAAGCAGGGCGTGGCCGTGGACTTTGCCATCGAGGGTGACTTCCCCAAGTACGGCAACGACGACGACCGGGTGGATGACATCGCCGTGGAGATCGTCTCCTACTTCTCCGCCGAGCTGAAAAAGCACCCCCTGTACCGCAATGCCATCCACACCCTCTCCGCCCTTACCATCACTTCCAACGTGATGTACGGCAAGAAGACCGGTGCCACCCCCGACGGCCGCAAGGCGGGCGAGCCCTTTGCCCCCGGCGCCAACCCCATGCACGGCCGTGACGTGAACGGCGCTCTGGCCTCCCTCAACTCGGTGGCAAAGATCCCCTACCGGGCTGTGTGTCAGGACGGCGTGTCCAACACCTTCTCCATCGTCCCCGAGGCCCTGGGCAAGGACGAGGACCAGCGCCGCTCCAACCTGGTGGCTATTCTGGACGGCTACTTTGTCCAGGGAGCCCACCACCTGAACGTGAACGTCCTGCACCGGGAAACTCTGCTGGACGCCATGGATCACCCCGAGAAGTATCCCAGCCTCACCATCCGTGTCTCCGGCTATGCGGTGAACTTCAACCGCCTCAGCCGGGAGCAGCAGCTGGAGGTCATCCAGCGCACCTTCCACAGCGCCATGTGA
- a CDS encoding cell wall hydrolase → MKLNWKRGAAGILAALALIPGAQAAGGNVKLNGTTLSQQEAWIEHGTSYITLAAFARETGRTLSWDGKQAILEGNGLELTAAPGAIYILSNDRGLYVAEGVRVVDGRTVFSLRLLSQVTGGKLNWDAASSTAHLDTRGTVPAQADYDEEDLYWMSRIISAESRGEPLLGQIAVGNVVLNRVADKQFPNTVKEVIFDDKYAIQFEPVENGTVYNEPTDSAVLAAKISLEGADVIGSALYFYAPALSPVNWINQNRPFYMTIGCHDFHL, encoded by the coding sequence ATGAAATTGAACTGGAAGCGAGGCGCGGCCGGAATTCTGGCCGCCCTTGCTCTGATACCCGGAGCTCAGGCCGCCGGGGGAAATGTAAAGCTCAACGGTACCACGCTGAGCCAGCAAGAGGCCTGGATTGAACATGGAACCAGCTATATCACCTTGGCCGCCTTTGCCCGGGAGACGGGCCGTACCCTGAGCTGGGATGGCAAGCAAGCCATCTTGGAGGGGAATGGACTGGAATTGACAGCGGCTCCTGGGGCCATCTACATCCTCTCCAACGACCGTGGTCTGTATGTGGCTGAGGGAGTGCGGGTGGTGGACGGACGCACCGTCTTTTCCCTGCGCCTGCTCTCCCAGGTAACAGGGGGAAAGCTGAACTGGGACGCTGCCAGCAGCACTGCCCATCTGGATACCCGTGGGACGGTCCCTGCCCAGGCCGACTATGACGAGGAGGACCTGTATTGGATGTCCCGCATCATCTCGGCAGAGAGCCGGGGAGAGCCTCTGCTGGGGCAGATCGCCGTGGGCAATGTGGTACTTAATCGAGTGGCAGATAAACAGTTTCCCAACACGGTCAAAGAGGTTATCTTTGATGATAAATATGCCATTCAGTTTGAGCCGGTAGAAAACGGTACGGTCTATAATGAGCCCACCGACTCGGCGGTTCTGGCGGCCAAAATCAGCCTGGAGGGGGCAGACGTTATTGGTTCGGCGTTGTATTTCTATGCTCCGGCCCTTTCTCCGGTAAACTGGATCAACCAGAACCGCCCCTTTTATATGACCATCGGCTGCCACGATTTCCACCTGTAA